The Porites lutea chromosome 11, jaPorLute2.1, whole genome shotgun sequence genome includes a region encoding these proteins:
- the LOC140951471 gene encoding uncharacterized protein KIAA1958-like has product MASRFKDLDVSVEDFISEQENESTKKKTLQNVAVLQQFLASKNEERKLEEIPPEELNEYLSEFIITVRTKDKQEEYEPSSLRGFIASFERYLKKKNYGHSIIKDLQFEKTRKALSSKQKDLKRKGKGNKPNASVAISEDDIQVLYEKKLLGTERPEALLNTLWLNNTTQFGLRGCKEHRDMCWGDVKLKKTSTGVEFLEYGERQTKTRLGDDTNDVRPIAPKMFSLPNSDRCPVLTYKVFAEKRPTQMNFDEAPFYLAVNNIKTDSLDKKPWFKQSPVGVNKLNSIMKVMSEKAELNKPRLKNHSGRKTMMQTLVNEEIPPTDIIQLSGHRNLQSVNNYATVSEKQQMKMSRTLSAFTTGIVSKKDAPREESSCGSSSENNKMLVSQQRTEHTVTSSTCGQQQALQIFAGATISGGNIHVSINTLNKSPILPTSPKPKYQRYKRLLSSDSESD; this is encoded by the coding sequence atggcatcaagatttaAGGATTTAGATGTGTCTGTGGAGGATTTCATCTcagaacaagaaaacgaaagcactaaaaagaaaactttgcaaaatgtaGCCGTGCTGCAACAATTCCTAGCATCGAAAAACGAGGAACGAAAACTTGAAGAGATCCCTCCAGAGGAGCTGAATGAATATTTGAGCGAATTCATCATAACAGTCCGCAccaaagacaaacaagaagaatacGAACCAAGCTCCCTTCGAGGATTCATTGCAAGCTTTGAGAGAtatctcaaaaagaaaaattacggtCACAGCATCATCAAAGACCTGCAattcgagaaaacaagaaaagctttGTCATCCAAGCAGAAAGATTTGAAACGCAAAGGGAAAGGCAATAAACCAAATGCATCTGTCGCTATCAGTGAAGACGACATACAAGTTCTCTACGAGAAAAAACTTCTAGGAACTGAGAGACCTGAAGCTCTGCTGAACACACTCTGGCTGAATAACACAACTCAGTTCGGTCTTCGCGGCTGCAAAGAGCACAGGGACATGTGCTGGGGCGACGTGAAGCTCAAGAAAACATCAACTGGAGTGGAATTTCTTGAATACGGAGAACGACAAACAAAAACCCGCCTCGGAGATGACACGAACGATGTTAGGCCGAtagctccaaaaatgttttcacttccAAATAGCGACAGATGTCCAGTGTTGACTTACAAGGTTTTCGCCGAAAAGAGACCGACTCAAATGAACTTTGACGAGGCGCCGTTTTATCTAGCGGTAAACAACATCAAGACAGACTCGCTCGACAAAAAGCCGTGGTTCAAACAGTCTCCTGTTGGTGTGAACAAACTCAATTCTATTATGAAGGTCATGTCAGAAAAAGCCGAACTTAATAAACCTCGACTTAAAAATCACAGTGGTAGAAAGACAATGATGCAGACCTTGGTGAACGAAGAAATCCCTCCCACTGACATAATTCAACTCTCAGGTCACAGAAATCTTCAAAGCGTTAACAACTACGCGactgtttctgaaaaacaacagatgaaAATGTCACGTACGCTTAGTGCATTTACCACTGgaattgtttctaaaaaagatgCCCCAAGAGAGGAAAGTTCGTGTGGAAGCtcaagtgaaaataacaaaatgcttgtgAGCCAGCAGCGCACAGAACACACTGTCACGTCTTCCACTTGTGGTCAACAACAAGCGCTACAAATTTTCGCTGGAGCTACGATAAGCGGTGGAAACATTCATGTTTCGATCAACACACTCAACAAATCACCTATATTGCCGACAAGCCCGAAGCCTAAATATCAAAGGTACAAAAGACTCTTAAGTTCTGATTCTGAGTCCGACTAG